A part of Aegilops tauschii subsp. strangulata cultivar AL8/78 chromosome 2, Aet v6.0, whole genome shotgun sequence genomic DNA contains:
- the LOC109747378 gene encoding thaumatin-like protein 1, which translates to MGLPGCIAVIVLLLISWREGEAAMFTFVNRCADTVWPGVLSNAGTARLGTTGFELPPGASRAVPAPSAWSGRLWARTGCAQDGATGRLVCATGDCGSGTAECAGAGAAPPATLAEFTLDGTGGLDFYDVSLVDGYNLPVLVEPSSGERPGGASSAGSCASAGCAADLNAMCPAELRSGGGAACRSACDAFGRPEYCCSGAYANPGTCRPTSYSQVFKMACPRSYSYAFDDPTSTFTCAGGPDYTVTFCPGATPSQKSTTVPAINPVPAATTPTQTTPTPTTVPRMETPTTMPATDTPATMPGMTFTDANQDSMPMPMGGEVGTGGGGGGGIQGQGVILGGASSDAWLANMATGDVTGAAATPPPAASGRLVAAPLVLLALHLLL; encoded by the exons ATGGGGCTGCCGGGATGCATCGCCGTCATTGTGCTCCTTCTGATTTCATGGAGAG AGGGGGAGGCGGCGATGTTCACGTTCGTCAACCGGTGCGCGGACACGGTGTGGCCGGGCGTCCTGTCCAACGCCGGCACCGCGCGGCTCGGCACCACGGGGTTCGAGCTCCCGCCGGGCGCGTCGCGCGCGGTGCCGGCGCCCTCGGCCTGGTCCGGCCGTCTCTGGGCCCGCACCGGATGCGCGCAGGACGGCGCCACGGGGCGGCTCGTCTGCGCCACCGGCGACTGCGGCTCCGGCACGGCTGAGTGCGCCGGCGCTGGCGCCGCGCCCCCCGCGACGCTGGCAGAGTTCACGCTCGACGGGACGGGCGGGCTGGACTTCTACGACGTCAGCCTGGTGGACGGGTACAACCTGCCGGTGCTGGTGGAGCCGTCCTCCGGGGAGCGCCCAGGCGGCGCGTCGAGCGCCGGGTCCTGCGCTTCGGCGGGGTGCGCGGCGGACCTGAACGCGATGTGCCCCGCCGAGCTCCggtccggcggcggcgcggcctgCCGGAGCGCGTGCGACGCGTTCGGGCGGCCCGAGTACTGCTGCAGCGGCGCGTACGCCAACCCCGGGACGTGCCGGCCGACGTCCTACTCGCAGGTATTCAAGATGGCGTGCCCGCGCTCCTACAGCTACGCCTTCGACGACCCCACCTCCACCTTCACCTGCGCCGGCGGCCCCGACTACACCGTCACCTTCTGCCCCGGCGCCACCCCGAG CCAGAAGTCGACCACGGTGCCGGCGATTAATCCGGTGCCGGCGGCCACGACGCCGACGCAGACGACCCCAACGCCGACGACGGTGCCTCGGATGGAGACGCCGACGACGATGCCTGCGACGGATACGCCGGCAACGATGCCAGGGATGACGTTCACGGACGCCAACCAGGACAGCATGCCGATGCCGATGGGCGGCGAGGTCGGCactggcggtggcggtggcggcggcatcCAGGGGCAGGGCGTGATCCTCGGGGgcgccagcagcgacgcctggCTCGCCAACATGGCCACCGGCGACGTGACTGGCGCGGCAGCGACACCACCGCCGGCAGCCTCCGGGCGGCTAGTCGCCGCGCCATTGGTGCTGCTCGCGCTCCATCTGCTGCTATAG